In the Colletotrichum higginsianum IMI 349063 chromosome 7 map unlocalized unitig_7, whole genome shotgun sequence genome, one interval contains:
- a CDS encoding tRNA splicing endonuclease subunit encodes MPLDDDDNPTAAPAVQLQNDSGAGDEAEDEGLFDMRLFASMFNKKGVSSQAVRKGQKDFESHGTRAQENALETSRQVIEEVLSYSRVHRDTWSKGWYFPDYWPETLQAVEDGDTSGLARPEYLQEFLAETGPIYAKERVAVVEEMKGPQAKSMGRVIRGLKAPRPAVGKLWLLPEEALFLVERGSLDLWWPFRELGEILPPPESKVAEGTVHDAEQTKADSGEEADEGSDDEFDAGVPLSLQAAYALFIGMDGERGKITLPKYQVYSHLRRLGYYVQRAPPDATNLVPQPQPAGKSLWQWLVSLLDRPAPTPPPYGPLVRPGVYRQYSLIYKQLELLVRYQPTAAPQEQVAPEGAYKVHWHVWKPSKHPNLRVTDLPPPDIRIAVADARDDPVPSFEEVSALLDSTPYDPPDLNTMGGPGRLYQRLRHGYRNVLIAVVDRGLVNFMRFGQAAFGEERLYERFDNRGGFRGGKRGGRGGRGRGGRGRGRGR; translated from the coding sequence AtgcccctcgacgacgacgacaaccccaccgcggcgccggccgttCAGCTCCAAAACGactcgggcgccggcgatgaggccgaggacgaagggCTCTTCGACATGCGCCTATTCGCCTCCATGTTCAACAAGAAGGGCGTCTCGAGCCAGGCGGTGCGCAAGGGCCAGAAGGACTTCGAGTCGCACGGCACCCGCGCGCAGGAAAACGCGCTCGAGACGAGCAGGCAGGTCATCGAGGAGGTGCTCTCATACTCGCGCGTGCACCGCGACACCTGGAGCAAAGGGTGGTACTTCCCCGACTACTGGCCCGAGACGCTGCAGGCCGTCGAAGACGGGGACACGTCTGGGCTCGCGAGACCCGAGTATCTGCAGGAGTTTCTGGCCGAGACGGGGCCCATCTACGCAAAGGAgcgggtcgccgtcgtcgaggaaaTGAAGGGACCACAGGCGAAATCGATGGGACGGGTTATTAGAGGGCTCaaggcgccgaggccggcggtCGGAAAGCTGTGGCTGTTGCCCGAGGAGGCGCTGTTTCTCGTCGAGAGAGGCAGCCTGGATCTCTGGTGGCCCTTTCGCGAGCTTGGGGAgatcttgccgccgccggagagCAAGGTTGCGGAGGGAACCGTACACGATGCGGAGCAAACAAAAGCAGACtccggcgaggaggcggacgagggctCAGACGACGAATTCGACGCCGGCGTGCCCCTGAGTTTACAGGCCGCATATGCCCTCTTTATCGGCATGGACGGCGAGCGGGGCAAGATTACCCTCCCCAAATACCAAGTCTACTCGCATCTCCGCCGGTTAGGATACTACGTCCAGCGCGCGCCGCCTGATGCCACCAATCTTGTACCTCAGCCCCAACCTGCAGGGAAGTCATTATGGCAGTGGCTCGTTTCACTCCTCGACAGACCcgcgcccacgccgccgccctaCGGGCCCCTCGTTAGGCCCGGCGTCTACCGCCAATACAGCCTCATTTACAAACAACTCGAGCTCCTCGTACGGTACCAGCCAACGGCCGCTCCCCAGGAACAGGTCGCGCCGGAGGGCGCGTACAAGGTTCACTGGCACGTGTGGAAGCCATCCAAGCATCCGAACCTGCGCGTGACGGACCTCCCGCCGCCGGATATTCGCATCGCTGTCGCCGACGCGCGGGATGACCCCGTGCCGTCGTTCGAGGAGGTGTCGGCGCTGCTGGACTCGACGCCGTACGATCCGCCCGACCTGAACACGATGGGTGGGCCGGGGCGACTGTACCAGAGGCTCAGGCACGGGTACCGCAACGTGCTGATCGCGGTTGTGGACCGCGGCCTGGTGAACTTCATGAGGTTCGGCCAGGCGGCGTTCGGGGAGGAGAGGCTGTATGAGAGGTTTGACAACCGAGGCGGGTTCCGTGGCGGGAAGAGGGGCGGGAGGGGTGGACGGGGGCGAGGTGGAAGGGGCAGGGGACGCGGCCGGTGA